The following proteins come from a genomic window of Pseudomonas cichorii:
- a CDS encoding RidA family protein → MSDQIKRTSVGDFPISQTVTVPASASLIFVSGTLPDVADPQAPKGTPAAFGNTETQTVSVFNKIRNILRQQDLDLGDIVQLRVFLVGAEETGGKLDFAGLQAGYTQFFGTAEQPNKPARTALQVVALPLPGALVEIEAIAARTA, encoded by the coding sequence ATGAGCGACCAGATCAAACGCACCAGTGTCGGTGACTTTCCCATCTCGCAGACTGTGACCGTTCCGGCATCGGCCAGCCTGATATTCGTCAGCGGCACCTTGCCGGATGTCGCCGACCCGCAAGCCCCCAAGGGCACGCCGGCAGCGTTCGGCAATACCGAAACCCAGACCGTTTCGGTGTTTAACAAGATCCGCAATATCCTCCGGCAACAGGACCTGGATCTGGGCGATATCGTGCAATTGCGGGTGTTTCTGGTGGGCGCTGAGGAAACCGGCGGCAAGCTGGATTTCGCCGGTTTGCAGGCGGGCTACACGCAGTTTTTCGGCACGGCTGAACAGCCCAACAAACCGGCGCGCACTGCGCTGCAAGTCGTCGCCCTGCCATTGCCGGGCGCTCTGGTGGAAATCGAGGCCATCGCTGCCAGAACAGCGTAA
- a CDS encoding flavin monoamine oxidase family protein — protein sequence MGLTRREALSSIAAVGGEQAVKGALAALGLGPSSHRRPQPLKLKADTGQGASVLVLGAGIAGLVTALELTRAGFKVQVLEARNRVGGRTWTLRNGDKVDYLDGRTQTAQFDQGLYFNAGPARIPSQHRTLLDYCSELGVPLEVLVNTSHGAQVRPDLERPAFTVGQALNDARGHLSGLLAKAVQRDALDDVLSAEERTRLLAFLQVYGDLSQELAYEGSIRSGHQDSPSHPGALPGSLAPVTLDRLLHPELWGALLHSEFPEFSATMFQPVGGMDRITDAFYSRLTDQVQLGAQVRRIRQLEDGVAVTYHDQHSGREQVVRADYLVSTLPLPLLARLDTDFSDPVKAALLSTHNGHATKVAWQSPRFWESEYRTYGGISWVEHPARLLWYPSNDLNTREGLLVAGYVTGEGADTFGTQPLDTQFATSREAVELLHPGYSQQLRNPLAVSWEQIPYSEGPWLQRELFPARASALLEEAHGRVYFAGDGLVQSGVGIWQESAANSARHVVAQLGERVIQQRQKAAIDA from the coding sequence ATGGGACTGACACGACGTGAAGCGCTTTCGAGCATTGCGGCAGTAGGTGGCGAGCAAGCGGTCAAGGGTGCGCTGGCGGCGCTGGGGCTGGGGCCTTCGTCGCATCGGCGGCCACAACCCTTGAAGCTGAAAGCCGATACGGGGCAGGGTGCAAGCGTGCTGGTACTGGGTGCCGGGATCGCCGGGCTGGTCACGGCGCTGGAACTGACTCGCGCCGGGTTCAAGGTGCAAGTGCTGGAGGCCCGCAACCGCGTGGGTGGCCGCACCTGGACCCTGCGCAACGGCGATAAGGTCGATTACCTCGATGGCCGCACGCAAACCGCACAGTTCGATCAGGGGCTGTATTTCAATGCCGGGCCTGCGCGGATTCCGAGTCAGCACCGGACCTTGCTCGACTATTGCAGCGAACTGGGGGTGCCTCTGGAAGTGCTGGTCAACACCAGTCATGGCGCGCAAGTGCGTCCTGATCTGGAGCGGCCTGCTTTCACGGTAGGGCAGGCGCTCAACGATGCTCGCGGGCATCTGTCCGGATTGCTGGCCAAGGCGGTGCAGCGTGATGCACTGGACGATGTCTTGAGCGCTGAAGAACGAACCCGTCTGCTGGCGTTTTTGCAGGTCTATGGCGACCTGTCTCAGGAACTGGCCTACGAAGGCAGCATTCGCTCCGGCCATCAGGACTCACCCAGCCATCCGGGTGCCTTGCCGGGGAGTCTGGCACCGGTAACGCTGGATCGACTGCTGCATCCCGAGCTGTGGGGCGCGTTACTGCATTCCGAGTTTCCCGAGTTCTCGGCCACTATGTTTCAGCCGGTGGGCGGCATGGATCGCATCACTGACGCGTTCTACAGTCGCCTGACCGATCAGGTGCAACTGGGCGCACAGGTGCGTCGCATCCGCCAGCTTGAGGACGGTGTGGCGGTCACTTATCACGATCAGCACAGCGGCCGTGAGCAAGTAGTACGTGCCGACTATCTGGTATCCACCTTGCCGCTGCCACTGCTAGCCAGGCTCGACACGGATTTCAGTGATCCGGTCAAGGCCGCGCTGCTCAGCACTCACAATGGCCACGCAACCAAGGTGGCCTGGCAGTCACCGCGCTTCTGGGAAAGCGAGTACCGCACCTATGGCGGGATTTCCTGGGTCGAGCATCCAGCGCGACTGCTCTGGTATCCCAGCAATGACCTCAATACCCGCGAGGGTCTGCTGGTGGCCGGCTACGTCACGGGCGAGGGGGCCGATACTTTCGGCACCCAGCCTCTCGACACCCAGTTTGCGACCTCCCGTGAAGCGGTGGAATTACTTCACCCCGGTTATTCGCAGCAGTTGCGCAATCCACTGGCAGTGTCCTGGGAGCAGATCCCCTACAGCGAAGGCCCGTGGTTGCAGCGCGAACTGTTTCCGGCCCGGGCCAGCGCCTTGCTGGAAGAGGCCCATGGCCGGGTGTATTTCGCAGGCGACGGGCTTGTGCAAAGCGGGGTTGGCATCTGGCAGGAATCGGCAGCCAACTCGGCACGCCATGTGGTGGCGCAATTGGGCGAACGGGTTATCCAGCAGCGACAGAAAGCCGCTATCGACGCATGA
- a CDS encoding amino acid ABC transporter ATP-binding protein: MAESAMAVRAGRIQIQNVGKRFGNQEVLKNIDLTIEPGKVTVILGPSGSGKSTLLRTINHLEKIDSGHITIDGEYVGYRRKGDLLYELKESEILKRRIDVGFVFQNFNLFPHLTAWENIAEAPLAHKRWSKSEARDRALELLGKVGLQDKADAYPRQLSGGQQQRVAIARALALDPKVLLFDEPTSALDPELVGEVLDVIKGLTRLGVTLVVVTHEIGFAKEVADHVVFLCEGQLIEEGPPEQIFRQPRHPRTIAFLGKVL, translated from the coding sequence ATGGCTGAGTCTGCAATGGCGGTACGCGCCGGTCGCATCCAGATACAGAACGTGGGCAAGCGTTTCGGCAATCAGGAAGTGCTCAAGAATATCGACCTGACCATCGAGCCGGGCAAGGTCACGGTGATTCTCGGGCCTTCCGGTTCCGGCAAGTCGACCTTGCTCAGGACCATCAATCATCTGGAGAAAATCGACAGCGGGCACATCACCATCGACGGTGAGTATGTCGGCTATCGGCGCAAGGGCGATCTGCTCTATGAACTCAAGGAAAGCGAGATTCTCAAGCGTCGCATCGACGTGGGTTTCGTGTTCCAGAACTTCAATCTGTTCCCGCACCTCACTGCCTGGGAAAACATCGCCGAAGCCCCTCTGGCCCACAAGCGCTGGAGCAAATCCGAGGCCCGCGACCGGGCACTGGAGCTGCTGGGCAAGGTAGGCCTGCAAGACAAGGCCGACGCTTATCCACGGCAGCTTTCCGGTGGTCAACAGCAGCGTGTAGCCATCGCCCGTGCCCTGGCGCTCGATCCCAAAGTGCTGCTGTTCGATGAGCCGACTTCCGCGCTGGACCCGGAGCTGGTGGGTGAAGTGCTGGACGTTATCAAAGGCCTGACCCGATTGGGCGTGACCCTGGTGGTCGTGACCCACGAAATCGGCTTTGCCAAAGAAGTGGCCGACCATGTGGTGTTTCTCTGCGAGGGCCAATTGATCGAAGAAGGACCTCCCGAACAGATATTTCGCCAACCCCGCCATCCTCGCACCATCGCCTTTCTGGGCAAGGTGTTGTGA
- a CDS encoding amino acid ABC transporter permease produces the protein MPIVAKPFDLRSEETHYKVPEAQAATPARTLQIVPARHPWRWVGSVFAALVLFGIVHSLATNPRWEWDVFAKWFFSPSVLRGLGQTLLLTVLSTVFSILLGTALALARLSKSPLLASLAWGYIWFFRSMPALLVLIILYNFAYLYDHIVLRVPFTEIVLAEWSTVDVLSQFTVAVLGLSLMQAAYTAEIIRGGIISVDNGQHEAAAALGLPAQRRIFRIILPQALRSILPSGFNEIIGLVKGTSIVYVLALPDLFYTVQVIYNRTQAVIPLLIVATVWYLIITTLLTCAQYYIERHFARGTARVLPPTPLQRLRHWFKEKTHG, from the coding sequence ATGCCCATTGTCGCCAAACCGTTCGACCTCCGAAGCGAGGAGACTCACTACAAGGTGCCCGAGGCTCAGGCTGCGACGCCTGCCAGAACATTGCAGATTGTCCCGGCCCGTCATCCATGGCGTTGGGTAGGCTCTGTCTTTGCTGCACTGGTGTTGTTTGGCATCGTCCATTCGCTGGCCACCAACCCGCGCTGGGAATGGGATGTGTTTGCCAAGTGGTTCTTCTCGCCGTCGGTGTTGCGCGGCCTGGGGCAGACCTTGCTGCTCACGGTTCTGAGCACGGTGTTCAGTATCCTGCTCGGGACTGCGCTGGCACTGGCGCGCCTGTCGAAGTCGCCGCTGCTGGCGTCACTGGCCTGGGGCTACATCTGGTTTTTCCGTTCGATGCCAGCCTTGCTGGTGCTGATCATCCTCTACAACTTTGCCTACCTCTACGATCACATCGTACTGCGCGTGCCGTTCACCGAAATCGTGCTGGCGGAGTGGTCCACAGTCGATGTGTTGAGCCAGTTCACCGTGGCGGTGCTGGGTCTGAGCCTGATGCAGGCGGCCTATACCGCGGAAATCATCCGTGGCGGGATCATCAGCGTCGATAACGGTCAGCACGAAGCGGCCGCAGCACTGGGCTTGCCAGCGCAGCGTCGGATTTTCCGCATCATCCTGCCCCAGGCCCTGCGTTCGATCCTGCCTTCGGGCTTCAACGAAATCATCGGCTTGGTCAAGGGGACTTCCATCGTTTACGTACTGGCCCTGCCGGACCTGTTCTACACCGTGCAGGTGATCTACAACCGCACACAGGCCGTGATTCCGCTGCTGATTGTCGCCACGGTCTGGTACCTGATCATCACCACGTTACTGACCTGCGCCCAGTACTACATCGAGCGCCATTTTGCCCGGGGTACGGCGCGTGTCCTGCCGCCGACTCCCTTGCAACGCCTGCGTCACTGGTTCAAGGAGAAGACCCATGGCTGA
- a CDS encoding TonB-dependent receptor codes for MTHQRAALQSGSVQRQSWLSGLLMIGLAGESVLAQEASTQASQDARLEKVEVVGARVTQADEAIGTDQISNTLSISHQALLSAPAGTSGLKMLEALPGFNVQVNDALGLYEFGNSVFVRAFNFQQIGFSIDGVPLGRSDQFGGSPIYRYVDNENTQRVTASTGAGDVSQPGYTSLGPYVDYVSSNPARESGISTSYTLGSDSLRRSFIKLETGEYQGLSAYFSRSKIDGDLWRGPGTIDREHLEGKVRYEFGDGHELLFRAVHNDFFDYDSPYVNLAQYNGTANDEFGRSGRDFAYLGELPDLPETAAGVPYSNAGYNQYYKQAINQRRDTLYSLTGNFQLNPDLESRTSVYYEAKKGYGVSPEAYATSLALHNAQSGSVAGLVAPRGVQYGLSALSGHRYGALSSLTWHVGNHAIETGVWVEKDVFNRLQARYNLVDGSPAGTVLRNEPVHLQGDFSSTRDSVQFHLKDTWTLLDDRLRLQYGFKRLELDYRIEGYRNAGDYIANRQPRLSTSWNDHFLPQVGFVYDVTANSQVFASYSENMALPRGADDVFRAASPNAPAPEAETSKNYEVGYRLNRPTFNASWAFYRTEFDNRLQAFASPVAGSSTVETFFQNVGKAEAYGTELSGQWKPPVLANKVVLNGNLTYNIARFKDDAAGFALRDNDIPDSPRWLAQAGVTYELQPWAVLNFSARHIGSRYSNFTNTESVPGYTLYNAYLDLGGDNLRYGPLKSVKLRFNIDNLFDKDYLGYILTSTSGPAFYRPGSPRTFQTTLSAEF; via the coding sequence ATGACTCATCAGCGTGCAGCGTTACAGAGTGGCAGTGTGCAAAGGCAGTCATGGTTGAGTGGCTTGCTGATGATCGGGCTGGCGGGCGAATCGGTTCTGGCGCAGGAAGCCAGTACCCAGGCATCACAGGATGCCCGGCTGGAAAAGGTCGAAGTGGTGGGCGCACGAGTGACCCAGGCGGACGAGGCCATCGGCACCGACCAGATCAGCAATACCTTGTCCATTTCCCATCAGGCCTTGCTGTCGGCGCCAGCGGGAACTTCCGGCCTGAAGATGCTCGAAGCCTTGCCGGGCTTCAACGTGCAGGTCAACGATGCGCTGGGTTTGTACGAGTTCGGTAACTCGGTGTTCGTAAGGGCCTTCAACTTTCAGCAGATCGGTTTCTCCATCGACGGCGTGCCGCTGGGGCGCAGCGACCAGTTTGGCGGCAGCCCGATCTATCGCTATGTGGATAACGAAAATACCCAACGGGTGACCGCTTCCACCGGCGCGGGCGATGTCTCGCAGCCGGGCTATACCTCGCTTGGGCCTTACGTTGATTACGTCTCGTCCAACCCGGCTCGCGAAAGCGGGATCAGCACGTCCTACACGCTGGGCAGCGACAGCCTGCGACGCAGTTTCATCAAGCTGGAAACCGGCGAGTACCAAGGGCTTTCAGCCTATTTCAGCCGCTCGAAAATCGACGGTGATTTATGGCGCGGCCCCGGCACCATCGACCGCGAACACCTTGAAGGCAAGGTTCGCTATGAGTTCGGCGACGGGCATGAATTGTTGTTCCGTGCTGTGCATAACGACTTTTTCGACTACGACTCGCCGTATGTGAATCTGGCGCAGTACAACGGCACCGCCAATGACGAGTTCGGTCGATCCGGCCGCGACTTCGCTTATCTGGGCGAGCTTCCCGATCTACCGGAAACGGCCGCGGGCGTGCCTTACAGCAACGCCGGCTACAACCAGTATTACAAACAGGCGATCAACCAGCGCCGGGATACGCTCTACAGCCTGACCGGCAATTTCCAGCTCAACCCGGATCTGGAAAGCCGCACCAGCGTCTATTACGAGGCCAAGAAAGGTTATGGGGTTTCACCTGAAGCCTATGCCACGTCGCTGGCTCTGCATAACGCCCAGAGCGGCAGCGTGGCGGGACTGGTTGCGCCGCGTGGCGTGCAGTACGGGCTTTCCGCCCTCAGTGGCCATCGTTATGGCGCACTCAGCAGCCTGACCTGGCATGTGGGCAACCATGCCATCGAAACCGGCGTCTGGGTTGAAAAGGATGTCTTCAATCGCTTGCAGGCGCGTTACAACCTGGTGGATGGCAGCCCGGCAGGTACGGTGTTGCGCAACGAGCCGGTGCACTTGCAAGGGGATTTCAGTTCGACCCGTGACTCTGTGCAGTTCCACCTCAAGGACACCTGGACCCTGCTCGATGACCGGCTGAGGTTGCAATACGGTTTCAAACGCCTGGAACTGGATTACCGCATCGAAGGCTATCGCAATGCGGGTGATTACATCGCCAACCGGCAACCGCGCCTGAGCACGTCATGGAACGATCACTTCCTGCCGCAGGTGGGGTTTGTCTATGACGTGACGGCCAACTCTCAGGTGTTTGCGTCCTATTCGGAAAACATGGCGCTACCCCGTGGTGCCGATGATGTATTTCGCGCTGCCAGCCCGAACGCTCCGGCACCTGAAGCCGAAACCTCGAAAAACTACGAAGTGGGTTATCGCCTCAACCGGCCGACCTTCAACGCTTCCTGGGCCTTTTATCGCACCGAGTTCGATAACCGCCTGCAAGCCTTTGCCTCGCCGGTGGCGGGCAGCAGCACGGTGGAAACGTTCTTCCAGAATGTCGGCAAGGCAGAGGCCTATGGCACGGAGCTCAGCGGGCAATGGAAGCCACCGGTTCTGGCGAACAAGGTCGTGCTCAACGGCAACCTGACCTACAACATTGCCCGCTTCAAGGACGATGCCGCCGGTTTTGCCCTGCGTGACAATGACATCCCCGACAGCCCTCGCTGGCTGGCGCAGGCGGGTGTAACCTACGAATTGCAGCCGTGGGCCGTGCTGAATTTTTCGGCCCGCCATATCGGTTCGCGCTACAGCAATTTCACCAATACCGAGTCGGTGCCGGGCTACACGCTCTACAACGCCTATCTGGACCTGGGGGGCGACAACCTGCGTTACGGGCCGCTCAAGAGCGTCAAGCTGCGCTTCAACATCGACAACCTGTTCGACAAGGATTATCTGGGCTACATCCTGACCAGCACCAGCGGGCCTGCTTTCTATCGACCCGGCTCGCCCCGCACCTTCCAGACCACCCTGAGTGCGGAGTTCTGA
- a CDS encoding dipeptidase, whose amino-acid sequence MTCKRFLSCLAPLALVIASQAAFADDEVRASTLELHKRLLVLDSHLDTPMQLSRPGWDILARHTYREDGSQVDLPRMIDGGLDGGFWVIYTAPGPRTEEGRAYASHYGLAMLARIRDLANRSPDTFELALTAADARRIAAQGKRVVFISMENADPLGTDPQLIQTYYRQGLRMLGLVHFSTNEIADSATALPEWNGLSPKGRDLVAAANRLGILLDVSHASDAVFDQVLATSKAPVIASHTSSKAVNAHPRNLDDERLRQLAAKGGVVQVNSYGDYLIPQKVDPERQKALAPLYARYRNLAALSSDQVKELHSEVAAIKKRYGPAKPDFDVFMKHLLHILDVVGPEHVGIGADWDGGGGVVGLEDVSLLPKISERLLRAGYTEKDLANIWGENLLRVLQAAQDAGQPQQAGL is encoded by the coding sequence ATGACCTGCAAACGTTTTCTGTCTTGCCTGGCCCCTCTGGCGCTGGTCATCGCGTCTCAAGCCGCCTTTGCTGACGATGAAGTGCGCGCCAGCACCCTGGAACTGCACAAACGCCTGCTGGTGCTCGACAGCCATCTGGATACACCGATGCAGCTTTCGCGGCCCGGCTGGGACATTCTGGCCCGGCACACTTACCGTGAAGATGGCAGCCAGGTGGATCTGCCACGCATGATCGATGGTGGCCTGGATGGTGGCTTCTGGGTGATCTACACCGCACCCGGCCCTCGCACCGAAGAGGGCCGGGCCTATGCCAGCCACTACGGCCTTGCCATGCTGGCGCGGATTCGCGACCTGGCCAATCGCTCCCCGGACACGTTCGAGCTGGCCCTGACCGCCGCCGATGCCCGACGCATTGCTGCGCAAGGCAAGCGCGTGGTGTTTATCAGCATGGAAAACGCCGACCCGTTGGGGACGGACCCGCAACTGATCCAGACCTATTACCGACAAGGCCTGCGCATGCTGGGCCTGGTGCATTTCAGCACCAATGAGATTGCCGATTCGGCCACGGCCTTGCCCGAGTGGAACGGCCTGAGCCCCAAAGGGCGTGATCTGGTCGCTGCGGCCAATCGTCTGGGGATTCTGCTGGATGTTTCCCATGCGTCGGACGCGGTGTTCGATCAGGTATTGGCCACCTCGAAGGCGCCCGTCATCGCTTCCCACACCAGCAGCAAGGCGGTCAACGCGCACCCACGCAACCTTGACGATGAGAGGCTGCGACAACTGGCGGCCAAGGGTGGTGTGGTGCAGGTCAACAGCTACGGCGATTATCTGATACCCCAGAAGGTCGATCCCGAGCGGCAGAAGGCACTGGCACCGCTCTATGCCCGTTATCGGAACCTGGCAGCCCTGTCGTCCGATCAGGTCAAGGAATTGCACAGCGAAGTCGCTGCGATCAAAAAGCGTTACGGGCCGGCCAAGCCCGACTTTGACGTGTTCATGAAACACCTGCTGCATATCCTCGATGTGGTGGGGCCTGAACATGTGGGCATCGGTGCTGACTGGGATGGCGGTGGCGGGGTGGTGGGGCTGGAAGATGTCAGCCTGTTGCCGAAAATCAGTGAGCGCCTGCTGCGAGCGGGTTATACCGAGAAGGACCTTGCCAATATCTGGGGCGAGAACCTGCTGCGGGTTCTTCAGGCGGCGCAGGATGCGGGCCAGCCGCAGCAGGCCGGGCTGTAA
- a CDS encoding ABC transporter substrate-binding protein — protein MLAHTTRLALLTIAIGLAQPVLAAERATPPTVQKINLSPDQQRIRAPRNEEAIAQIPQGFKFAQPGKFTVAVSGTAGPPLALLASDDKTTIGSEADTAQLVADSLGLQLNVVQASWEDWPLGVSSGKYDAVISNVTVTEARKKRFDFATYRQDVLGFYVKANSKITSIKQASDIAGLKIIVGSGTNQEKVLLAWNEENEKAGIKPALLQYYDDVAAAQLAVQSGRVDATFGPNALSAYSQALTNGIRLVGIVNGGWPRRADIAVTTRKDNGLVKPIHTALQGVIAGGQYDQVLKRWGLDVERIDQSEINPPGLPD, from the coding sequence ATGCTTGCACATACCACGCGCCTGGCGCTGCTGACGATAGCCATCGGCCTGGCTCAACCTGTGTTGGCCGCTGAACGTGCTACGCCGCCGACCGTGCAAAAGATCAATCTGAGCCCTGACCAGCAGCGCATCCGCGCGCCACGCAACGAGGAAGCCATTGCGCAGATTCCACAGGGCTTCAAGTTCGCCCAGCCGGGCAAATTCACGGTTGCCGTCTCCGGAACTGCCGGGCCGCCCCTGGCGCTGCTGGCCTCCGACGACAAGACCACCATCGGCAGCGAAGCCGACACCGCGCAACTGGTGGCCGACAGCCTTGGCCTGCAACTCAATGTGGTACAGGCCAGTTGGGAAGACTGGCCGCTGGGCGTCAGCTCGGGCAAATACGATGCGGTGATCAGCAACGTGACCGTGACCGAGGCCCGCAAGAAGCGCTTTGATTTCGCAACCTATCGGCAGGACGTGCTGGGCTTCTATGTGAAGGCCAACAGCAAGATTACTTCCATCAAGCAGGCCAGCGACATTGCCGGGCTGAAGATCATCGTCGGCTCCGGCACCAATCAGGAGAAAGTCCTGCTGGCCTGGAACGAAGAAAACGAGAAGGCCGGGATCAAGCCCGCCTTGTTGCAGTACTACGACGACGTGGCGGCTGCGCAACTGGCCGTTCAATCGGGGCGCGTCGATGCCACCTTTGGTCCCAATGCGCTGTCGGCCTATTCCCAGGCCTTGACCAATGGCATCCGTCTGGTGGGCATCGTCAACGGTGGCTGGCCGCGTCGCGCCGATATCGCAGTGACCACGCGCAAGGACAACGGCCTGGTCAAGCCGATCCACACTGCGCTTCAGGGCGTGATTGCCGGTGGGCAATACGATCAGGTGCTCAAGCGCTGGGGGCTGGATGTGGAGCGCATCGATCAATCGGAAATCAACCCGCCAGGTTTGCCGGATTGA